A region from the Lolium perenne isolate Kyuss_39 chromosome 4, Kyuss_2.0, whole genome shotgun sequence genome encodes:
- the LOC127294131 gene encoding F-box protein At5g03100, producing MAERHEDAGVRNPDLDGGEDYIGALPDVLLQQVLSLLPSREAVRTCVLAARWRTLWKSVPSIRINSAGEIYRNPLALSMFANYLLLLRDRTALHECEINSYYGGDTEEAFRYIELWMRYAVSCQARVLRVHVKNELKDLCLSNVSLLTQHLARLELCSIEVGGRFLDFLGCPALKVLKMEHCKINAERISSLSLSHLIICYGSFIANGRTRISAPSLVTLELDEFMGYTPLLEPMPSLIRAFLRFGETCLDRCDNGNFFGDCGSQFCGGCSYSKYYYGNHDCVLLQGLSGIKNLELISQSQLFIGRMDFKWHVMFSQLKTLLLSEWCMAADFSGLIYFVQHSQVLERLTLHLKYYEEESAIETEESYNPRSRFLVSKHLKVVEIKCRKEDETIHQIVKILGTHGVPPERINIKPNFHDYGLGCFSFE from the exons ATGGCTGAGAGGCACGAAGACGCCGGAGTCAGGAACCCGGATCTGGACGGCGGCGAGGACTACATCGGCGCCCTCCCGGACGTGCTCCTCCAGCAGGTGCTGTCGCTCCTACCCTCTCGCGAGGCCGTACGGACGTGCGTGCTCGCCGCCCGCTGGCGCACGCTCTGGAAGTCCGTGCCCTCCATCCGTATCAACTCTGCCGGCGAGATATACCGCAACCCTCTGGCGCTGAGCATGTTTGCCAATTACCTGCTTCTCCTCCGCGACCGGACGGCCCTACATGAATGCGAGATCAACTCGTACTACGGCGGGGACACCGAGGAGGCGTTCCGCTACATCGAGCTCTGGATGCGTTATGCTGTGTCGTGCCAAGCTCGGGTGCTCCGGGTTCATGTCAAAAATGAGCTCAAGGACCTGTGTCTGTCAAACGTGTCTCTTCTCACCCAGCACCTGGCAAGGCTGGAGCTCTGCAGCATCGAGGTTGGGGGACGCTTCCTGGATTTTTTGGGCTGCCCAGCATTGAAGGTGTTAAAAATGGAGCATTGCAAGATAAACGCCGAGAGGATCTCGTCACTATCGCTAAGCCATCTCATCATCTGCTATGGAAGTTTTATAGCCAATGGCCGCACTCGCATCTCTGCCCCAAGTCTTGTTACCTTGGAACTAGATGAGTTTATGGGTTATACTCCTCTGCTTGAGCCTATGCCTTCACTGATAAGGGCATTTCTCAGGTTTGGAGAAACCTGCCTTGATCGTTGTGATAACGGTAATTTCTTTGGGGACTGTGGCAGTCAGTTTTGTGGTGGTTGCTCCTATAGTAAGTACTATTACGGCAATCACGATTGCGTGCTTCTTCAAGGTTTATCGGGGATCAAGAATTTAGAGTTAATAAGTCAATCTCAATTG TTTATCGGCAGGATGGATTTTAAATGGCACGTTATGTTTAGCCAGTTGAAAACATTGTTGCTTAGTGAGTGGTGTATGGCTGCAGACTTCAGTGGACTAATTTACTTTGTCCAGCACTCGCAAGTTCTAGAGAGGCTTACCCTTCATCTTAAATATTATGAG gaAGAATCTGCGATCGAAACAGAAGAAAGCTACAACCCAAGGTCACGATTCTTGGTATCGAAGCATCTAAAGGTAGTTGAAATCAAATGTCGCAAGGAAGACGAAACAATTCACCAGATTGTAAAGATCCTTGGTACCCATGGAGTACCTCCTGAGCGCATTAACATCAAGCCGAATTTCCATGATTATGGCCTCGGGT GTTTCAGTTTTGAGTAA